TCAATAAGTTGGCCAGGGCCAACACGCGAGGAACTTCGACTCTGAATATGCAAAACGCCCCACAAGGGGGCGCTGAGACTTCATTCGTAACTTTCTCTCAGACCAGACGACGATACTCGAAAGGCCGATAAAGCTTCTCAACCGTTACGGTCCGACCGACATCCGGGGCATGAATCATGCGGCCACCACCGACATAAATGCCTACATGGCTGCCCTCAGGAGTCACAATCAGGTCGCCAGGAGCAGGATCCGTGACCGGCACACCCACTGAACGTTGCGCATCGGCTGTGCGGGGCAGGCCAATACCGAAGTGAGCGAAAACATACTGGGTGAATCCGGAGCAGTCAAAGCCCGTGGCCGGACTGGTCCCACCAAACACATAAGGAATCCCCTGGAACTGAAGGGCGTAGTTGACCACATCTGCACCCCTGCCAGTGGCCGGCACATCAGTGATTGCGCTGACGGTACTGCTACGGGCAGCCGAACGACTGACCTGCTGCGAGGACTGGTTCCGACTGGCTGCAGCCTGTGCCTGTTCTTGAGCCTGTTGGGCCTTGGCTTCAGCATCCTTCTCG
The window above is part of the Bifidobacterium asteroides DSM 20089 genome. Proteins encoded here:
- a CDS encoding C40 family peptidase; its protein translation is MKKTRKYVSMMAAATICGMLSIGIPAVAQASDGSEAVVTSSRSFTPGSKVRADLLTESTATTVEKDSSWGGIESLNVPATKSQAEKDAEAKAQQAQEQAQAAASRNQSSQQVSRSAARSSTVSAITDVPATGRGADVVNYALQFQGIPYVFGGTSPATGFDCSGFTQYVFAHFGIGLPRTADAQRSVGVPVTDPAPGDLIVTPEGSHVGIYVGGGRMIHAPDVGRTVTVEKLYRPFEYRRLV